In a genomic window of Schistocerca gregaria isolate iqSchGreg1 chromosome 5, iqSchGreg1.2, whole genome shotgun sequence:
- the LOC126272077 gene encoding 60S ribosomal protein L12, translated as MPPKLDPNEIKIVFLRCVGGEVGATSSLAPKIGPLGLSPKKVGDDIAKATADWKGLKITVKLTIQNRQAAISVCPSAASLIIKALKEPPRDRKKQKNIKHSGNLSFDEIVNIAKQMRDRSMSRKLEGTVKEILGTCQSVGCTVEGKPPHDLIDQINAGDLEVPDD; from the exons atgcctccaaaacttgatccaaatgaaattaaaattg TGTTCTTGAGGTGCGTTGGTGGAGAAGTGGGTGCTACCTCATCCCTTGCACCAAAAATTGGTCCCCTCGGCCTG TCACCTAAAAAGGTTGGTGATGACATTGCCAAAGCAACAGCTGACTGGAAAGGCTTGAAGATAAcagtgaagttaactatacagaacAGGCAGGCAGCAATTTCAGTCTGCCCATCTGCAGCTTCTCTCATTATAAAGGCTTTGAAGGAGCCCCCTCGAGACAGAAAGAAGCAGAAGAATA TAAAACACAGTGGAAATTTGTCAtttgatgaaattgtaaatattgCCAAACAAATGAGGGACAGATCCATGTCGAGAAAACTTGAAGGAACGGTGAAAGAAATCCTTGGGACTTGCCAG TCTGTGGGATGTACTGTTGAAGGGAAACCACCACATGATTTAATTGATCAGATAAATGCTGGTGATTTGGAAGTTCCAGACGATTGA